The sequence GGTGGTGGAAGTATTTTTAAAAATGGTGTATACGATCAAGTTAAAGCTGCATTGCCTACTCACGACGTTGTGGAGTTTGGCGGCATTGAGCCCAACCCTCGCTATGAAACTTTAATGAAGGCTGTTGAAATTATTCGTAAAGAAAAAATCGAATTCATTTTAGCTGTTGGTGGTGGAAGTGTAATTGATGGTGTTAAATTTATTTCTGCTGCTGTGAATTATGAAGGTGATGCTGCTGAAATTTTAAGAAAACGTATCTTATTCAAAGATGTTTCAAAGGTTATTCCATTTGGAACTGTTTTAACTTTACCTGCAACTGGCTCTGAAATGAATTCTGGTGCAGTAGTAACTATTGAAGCAACGCAAGAAAAGTTAACATTAGGAGGAAGCGCATTGTTTCCAGTTTTTTCTATTGTTGATCCAACCGTTATTATCTCTTTACCAAAAAGACAGTTACAGAATGGTGTTGTAGACGCCTTTACACACGTAATGGAACAATATCTAACTTATACTCATGATGCGCTTTTACAAGATAGAATTTCTGAAAGTATTCTGCAAACTTTAATTGAAATAGGACCAGAAGTTGTAGAGAATCCTAGCGATTACAAATTAGCCTCAAACTTTGTTTGGAGTGCAACAATGGCTTTAAATGGTTTGATTCAAAAGGGAGTTCCT is a genomic window of Flavobacterium jumunjinense containing:
- a CDS encoding iron-containing alcohol dehydrogenase; this translates as MNNFELYNPVNYVFGKGQIEQLKDLVPNKKILIAYGGGSIFKNGVYDQVKAALPTHDVVEFGGIEPNPRYETLMKAVEIIRKEKIEFILAVGGGSVIDGVKFISAAVNYEGDAAEILRKRILFKDVSKVIPFGTVLTLPATGSEMNSGAVVTIEATQEKLTLGGSALFPVFSIVDPTVIISLPKRQLQNGVVDAFTHVMEQYLTYTHDALLQDRISESILQTLIEIGPEVVENPSDYKLASNFVWSATMALNGLIQKGVPSDWATHMIGHELTALYEIDHARTLAIIAPSLYKVMFETKKDKLAQYGQRVWNITGNSTEEIAEKAIEKTVEFFHTMGMKTKISENTENYENTADFIVSRFEERGWKAMGEKQNITPEKVREIVEMSY